One genomic segment of Synechocystis sp. LKSZ1 includes these proteins:
- a CDS encoding TMEM165/GDT1 family protein yields the protein MDWQLFGLSFITVFLAEIGDKSQLAAIALGGSAKSPRAVFFGSVTALVLASFLGVLAGGSVAQLLPTKLMKALAALGFLIMALKLLWPASDN from the coding sequence ATGGACTGGCAACTGTTTGGCTTAAGTTTTATCACCGTCTTTCTCGCTGAAATTGGCGACAAAAGTCAGTTGGCGGCCATTGCCCTGGGAGGAAGCGCAAAATCTCCTCGGGCCGTTTTTTTCGGCTCCGTCACGGCCCTAGTCTTAGCTAGTTTCCTAGGAGTATTAGCCGGGGGTAGTGTGGCCCAACTGTTACCCACGAAACTGATGAAGGCCCTGGCGGCTTTGGGTTTTTTAATTATGGCCCTGAAGTTACTTTGGCCGGCCTCGGACAACTAA